Proteins from a genomic interval of Lolium perenne isolate Kyuss_39 chromosome 1, Kyuss_2.0, whole genome shotgun sequence:
- the LOC127327948 gene encoding histone deacetylase HDT2 — translation MEFWGLEVKPGQSVKVSPEDDFFLHLSQGALGEVKKDDKATMFVKVDDQKLSIGTLSNDKFPQIQFDLVFEKEFELSHTSKSSSVFFSGYKVFQPAEGDEMDFDDEDESEDEEEQKIVPATKANGKTEAKDKEPKHVKIAGSAGAVKPKADVKAAVGKSKKDDESDDDESDDVSDDDSEGALIPIDDSDDSSEADDSSSDDEDESDDEEDEETPKKPESGKKRAAETVLKTPASDKKKAKIATPSGQKTGDKKGASVHVATPHPAKKLAGKTPATNEKSPKSGGSVACKSCSKTFNSENALQAHSNAKHKPAAK, via the exons ATGGAGTTCTGGG GTCTTGAGGTCAAGCCTGGACAGTCAGTCAAGGTCTCACCTGAAGATGACTTCTTCCTACATCTCTCCCAG GGTGCCCTCGGTGAGGTCAAGAAGGATGACAAGGCGACCATGTTCGTCAAGGTCGATGACCAGAAGCTCTCCATCGGGACCCTATCGAACGACAAGTTTCCACAGATCCAGTTTGATTTGGTCTTTGAGAAGGAGTTTGAGCTCTCGCACACCTCCAAGTCCTCCAGCGTCTTCTTCTCTGGCTACAAGGTCTTCCAGCCTGCTGAAGGAGATGAGATGGATTTTGACGACGAGGATGAGTCTGAAG ATGAAGAGGAACAGAAGATTGTTCCAGCCACCAAGGCAAATG GCAAAACTGAAGCAAAGGACAAGGAGCCAAAGCATGTCAAGATTGCTGGGTCTGCTGGCGCTGTGAAGCCAAAGGCTGATGTAAAGGCTGCTGTCGGAAAGAGCAAGAaggatgatgagagtgatgacgatgagagtgatgatgtcaGCGATGATGATTCTGAGGGAGCATTGATTCCCATTGATGATTCT GATGATTCAAGTGAGGCTGATGACAGCTCTTCAGATGATGAAGATGAGAGTGAcgatgaggaggatgaggaaaCACCAAAG AAGCCAGAGTCTGGGAAGAAGAGGGCAGCTGAAACCGTGTTGAAGACGCCCGCTTCTGATAAAAAGAAGGCCAAGATTGCAACACCCTCTGGCCAGAAGACAG GGGACAAGAAGGGTGCTTCTGTCCATGTGGCCACCCCGCACCCGGCCAAGAAGCTGGCTGGCAAGACGCCAGCCACCAATGAGAAGTCGCCCAAGTCTGGTGGGTCTGTCGCCTGCAAGTCCTGCTCCAA GACCTTCAACAGCGAGAATGCCCTGCAAGCCCACTCGAACGCCAAGCACAAGCCTGCTGCCAAGTGA